GGGCAGTGCTCCAGAACACCGAGTGATGTTGCAGACTGGATTAATTGAACCAGGATTAAACTTAACCTCtgtggagcagggctgtgctcgGCAGACTAACAGAAGATGCTTTTCTGTAAAGCAGGATGCTCTGAGGCAGAGGGGGCCAGCCCCGGTTTCTGAGCCCACAGCTGTAGCCATGCAGCACCCAGGTGCAATGTCAGCGGTCCCAGAGCAAGTTGCCATACCTCCCGGATCCCTGAGAAGGGGAATCCTTTCCTGACCCAAGCATAGCCTCAAATGCCCTCTGCAAAGCCAGACAAGAGCAGAGCACTGATCCCCTGCCCTGGTGGCCTGTCCTCAGCTGTGGTCTGTCCCAAACACTGCAGGGAACAAGGACAAGGCACCGCTCAGCCCCGTCTGCTGGCCGATCTGGTGGCTTTCTAcggagtgactgcatcagttgacaaaggaaaaccaactgatgtcatctacctggccttctgcaaggcctttggcACAGTCCCACttgacatcctggtctccaaattggagagagatggatctGTTGGGTGGAtcacttggtgggtaaggagTTGGCTTCaaggtcacacccagagagtggtgtCAATGGCTCCACgtccaggtggaggccggtgACGACTGGGGTACTGCAGGGCTCTGTCCTGGGACAAGTGCTGTTTAATACCTTAATTCTATGTTAATTCTTTGTTAATATCTTAATTCTAGGTTAATTCCCCAAGGACATCTGGGATGAAGGAATGTTAGGATGGCAGAATTTCTGCACAATAAAGCTCAGGCACTGCTCTGTGGCAGTGTGGGAGCATCCCCACCCTACCTGCCCCTGATACTTTCCACAGCTCCACGTCCATCTCCCTGCCACATTTCAGGGGCCCCAGCTTCGTTCACCCACCGTGGCTGCCTGGCCCCTTGCTGTCCTGCCGAGCAGGGGAAGCCAGGCTGCCCTGCGAGGCGCCGTGTCGTGGGAGCAGGagcacacagcacagcccccagaaggcagagagggaaACGGGTGGCAACGGGCGAGGGATGGCAGTGGTGATGTGCGGACCTCGGGCAAGGGGAGCCAAACACAGCACGAGAAAActggtgcccagcagcacagaggggcAGCACAACAGCTCTGTGCCACACGCGCTGTCAGAGCCTGGTGCTGCCCCCACGGTACGGCAGCACTCCCAGGGTGTCCCCACGGCCAGGACACGGACACGCTGCTGCACATCCCCGGgcccctgcaggctgcaggggctgctccatgcccagcctggctgtggGACCCCGGTGAGGTGCTGCTAGGGCCAGCTTCATCCTGGCATCACCAGAAAATGAGTCAGGGCCGGTGTCATTCAGAGCGAGGGGAGGAAGCAAAGGCGTGAGGAAACCCCTGGCAGCCCTTCCCCTGCACCTCCAAGCGGCATCCCAGGGCTCTACCGGCATTCCTTCCGCACGTCCGCTGGTCAGGGCAGGATCAGTCCCGCTGGCCCCTCGCTGGGTCCTGGCACGGGAGCGGCACCGTCCCCACACAGCTCAgggggtgctgcagctgggttgctctgctcctctctggATGATTTGCACCCTGATTTTTTTACAGGATTTTGGAGGGGCGGGAGGCATGTCAGCCCTCCTCAGGGCCAACAGCAATGTAGTTTGGAGTGCTTGTGGTCACCAGTCCACAGGGCAGCAGTATCCATGTATTTGCAAATTTTGGCGACATCAGTGGCAGCACTCCCTGCAGTTTTGTACCCCCCAGACCCTGGTACCTGCCCATTTGCCCACATGCCTGCTCCTCTCTCCATCTCCTTACTGCAGAAGCCAGAGCAGGACAGACGTGCCACATCCCCTGCGACTGggcccagctccccccagagCAGAGCCGTGGCCAGACCCAGGCTCAGTGTCCCCACCAACACTGCCAGAGGGAGGGGTGACTGGAGCCATGAGAACCCAGTTCCCGTCTttgggaggcagctggggccaagcaggagctcagcagagctggggccaaGGCAGAGCAGTGCCCGCATGCTGCCAGCActggctgccctgcagctccgagcagccctggtgctgcagaTCCCATCCAGGCAGCGCAGTGCCGGCAGCCCTTGCACACCCGTAcgcacacacgtgcacacacagacacctGGTTTACTTGGCTGGAAGCCACGCAGGGCAGTTCTGCTGGCAGGGAAAGCTGCAAACAGCAATGGCCCAGAGCATCCCACCCAACCCCACAGTCTCCAGCTGGGTGCTCCAACAGCAAAGCCAGGATGTGTAAGCGCCACTTCAGCCCCTCCTGAGCAGGTGGAGACCCAGCACAGTCCCAGAACACCTCCAGAGCCCAGCCAATGGCCCAGGGGACATCTGGTGAGGGAGAAGCTGGAGAAGACCACCCGTAGTCCCCAGGGATCCCCTCAGGAGCTCCCAGCACAGGGATCTGCACCAGGGGCTCTGCACACAGACAGCCCCGCTGggccccctgctccctgcccatcCCACAGCCCCCGGCACACCCGGGGCATCGCCCACCACCGGGGAAGTAGGGTTTATGTGGGAGCTGCCTGGGTTGTGTCATCTACACAGGGTTTTGGGGTGGAAATCTGTGAATCTCTGGTGGTGGGAATGGTTCCCAGGATCAAAACACGAGAAATCCTTCTTGGGTCTAATTTTGGCTCCCCAGGCATCACCTCCCCCACAAGTTGCAGCACTATGGCGGGGGGTTGGCGGGGAGAAGAAGGCTGTTCActggctctgccagctctgtggGACGAGGAGGGGTCCCAAGTCCCACAGCCATggccgcagccccctgcccacccccatccctgctccccccaCACCTGGGCACAGGATGCTCCTTGCAGAAGGGTTCTGGCTTGTTCCCTGCCttgtggggctgctgcctctgccaagacattgcattttgtttgctgCCAGAACAAAAAGCCTGCATATCCCCCGTATCACTTGAAAGAGATTCAAACACTGCTGACACCGCTTTGCTGACAGGGTGGGTCACTTTGGTTTCATGTAGTGCTGTTGCTAAGCTGCTTGTGATATCCTAAAATAAGCCAAACACTCCCTGAAGTCAACATCCATGTTGCCTTCTCCGTGACCAAACTGCATCACCTTTACCCCTTCCATTGGATGTACCCAACGCTGTGCTCAGGCCACCGGCAGCGTGGGACCCAAGGGACCAGGGCAGCGCGTGCCacacagccccaggcaccctTGGCCTGAGTGCAGGAGTGGCAGCATTGGTGCAAGCCTGGGCTGGGGCTCGAGTGACATCCCAGGGCCTCCTCCTGGCAGGATGGGCAGGCGAACCGCAGCTCCACCACACCAGGATTCCTCCTCAAGGTGCCACatgcccagcaccagctgccaCAGGAGCTTCTGTAGCTTCCCGGTATGCTGGCAGCACTTCTCAGCCACCTTTGCCATCCTGGGCTTGACGTGGTGCTTCCCACCCACAGAGGTGATTGTCATGGACAGCTCTGTGCCTGCAAAGTCGTGGCATCAAACAAAACCTTGCCTGAAGCCGGGGCATGCAGAGGGGCAGGGATTCCAGGGGCCAGGTCCATGCCACCACATCCTGCCACTGCTCGATCAGGCTGTCCAGCACCgctcccctgccccatccccaggggcacagcacagcatggtgCCGTGCCGAGGCCCCTGCCAGCACCATGCTCTCCCCATGCTCTGCCTGGACCTGGCGGAGGGCACCAACTGTCCAGCCTTCCTCCCGCTGCcagtgccctgctctgcaggcagcctgaGATCAGCAAGAGCTCCATGCGAGGACATCTCCTGCAGCGCCCATTGCACTCCAGTGCCCTCGGCCACCGCCCCACACTGCACCATGGGCTTGGCCTCGAGCTGTCgatgctcaagcacctccatgtccttcttgcagcgaggggcccaaaactgaacacagtactcgaggtgcggcctcaccagagctgagtacagggggacaatcacttccctggacctgctggccacgctgttccttacacaagccaggatgctgctggccttcttggctgcctgagcacactgctggctcatattcagccgactatcaaccaatactcccaggtccttctctgccaggcagctttctaaccactcatctcccagcctgtagctctgcttggggttgttgtgccccaggtgcaggacccggcacttggccttgttgaacttcataccgttggcctcggcccttcggtccagcctatccagatcctcctgcagagccttcctaccctcgagcagatcaatACATGCACCGAagccccgcaccgccccgcaccgccccgctccgccccgcaTCGTCCAGCCCCCGGTGCCGGTCCGGGCGCAGCCGGCGGAGCCCCGCGGACGGACCCTCCCGGTGCCCCGGGctcagccgccgccgccgccgcttcccgccccgcccggccggCGGAAGCTccgccgctccgctccgctcccggGCACGGTAAGAGCCGCCCCCGCCCCGTGcccgcccccctcccgcccGGCAGCCGGGGGGTCCCGGCCCCTCGCGCGGGGTCCCGATGCCCCGGGGCTCGGGGGGGCCGCGCTGGGGTCCCTGCCGGTGCCGCCCCGAGCCCTGCCGTTGCAGCGCGGTGTGGGGCGGGGGCTGTACCGCGGGCTGGGGGCGCAGCGCAGGCAGGGCTGCCGGTGCCCCTGACCCCTCTCCCCCCGGGTACCTGCCCCGCCGTGCCGACTGCCGCGCACCGGGGACGCGGTGACCCCTGGCAGGGCCCGGCAGCACGGTCTGCACGGaggagccccctgccccgctgGCCACGGGGCGCCCAGGGCGCAGCATGCACCGTGCCCCCCCAGACCCCACGGAACCCGGGGGCATGGGCAGCCCGCTGCAGGGCAAGTCCTTCCGCTGGCCCCTGCAGCGGCTGTGGCAGCGGCTGGTGCACAGGCAGGGGAGCAGCGTGATGCTGACTGGGGATCCCAGCTGTGGCAAGACGGTGCTGTGCACCAAGCTGCTGTGCCCGACCTCAGCAGCTGGGCACCGTGCCAGTCTGGCCGCTcgggtgctgggctggcagctctgccaggcACAGGGTACCAACACGCTCTCACCCCACTGCTTCGTCCTGGGACTGTTGTGGCCCCTGGAGCACTGCCCACTGCTGCAGGGTTAccggctgccccctgccccactgCCTGCTGACAGCACGCTGGACACAGATGAGGCCTTCAAGAGGAGAGGGGCGACAGGTGTAACCCCCAGCGCTGCACCAGGGTCTCCTGCAGGTATGAGGCAGGGTCCTGGCACAGCTTCAGGTGCTGCTGTGTacccccagggctgtgctgttgCCGTTGCTGtgccccagagcagcccctgctgctgctggtggctgccctGGTTGAGGGGATGCTGGTGGCTGAGGGTGAGTGGAAGCCATCGGGATGCAGCAGCACCATCGCAGAGCTGCTGGCCCAGCAccaggccctgctgcccccctggctgctgctggtctgCTCGGCCTGCCGGCATGGCAAGGAGCTTCACTGGTAAGCGGGGCTGGGGACTGAGGAGTGGGTGGGGGCAGAcacaggagggcagggggcagccaTGGTCCCCCCTTGATGCATTTCCCTTCCAGgcttctgctgcctgtgcctggATGACTTGTGGAAGGCGGCGGTGGTACAGGACGTGCAGCAGTACATCCTGTGCCAGCTGGACCATGagcctgccctgtgccagcaccTGACACAGCAGACTGACGAGGTGCTGAACCAGCACTGTGGGAAGATGCCTGGGGTGGCCACAAGGATGTCATCTGGATGCTGCTTTGGCACAGTGCCCATGTGGACTAGGCTGACGCTGAGGGCTGGACCCCCCTCATTGCCACTGCCTACATGGGCCCTGCCCCGttgtggagctgctgctgtcctaTGGTGCCAAGCCCAGCCATGCTGATGCCGACAAGCACGCAGCACTCAGTGGCTGCCCTCTGTGTGCCAGGTGGCCGAGGCTACAGCGAggtggtggggctgctgctggagcacagtGCCTACATGGAGCAGCTGTGATGGATGGCCTGCTGGCGGCTGCCTATGAAGGCCACACCGAGatggtggagctgctgctggaggccagCGTCCAGGTGGTCAAGGTGGATGTGGCTGGGcacacagcactgctggtggCTGCCACGGGCCATGGGGCAGTGGTCAGTGCCCTGCTCTTCTGGGGAGCAGCCATGGACCACATGGACCCCGAGCGGCGGACAGCgctggctgtggcagcagcagccatagAGCAGGCACTACTGGCCCAGGGGCTGGACAAGAAGCCCTGTGACACGTGGGGCTGGAGCCCACTGCACCTGGCTGCCCAGGAGGGACactgcccctgcctgcacctGTTGCTGGACAGCCACTCACCCCCGGACCTCTGCAGCCCCGATGGCGGCGCTGCCTGGCCATTGCTGCCCTGCGTGGCCACCACCCCACtgttgagctgctgctgcactacAGGGCCAACCCCAACCTGCCTGGTGCTGAGGACCGATCCCAGCCTGCCTGGTGCTGAGGGCTGACCCTGCTGtacctgctggtgctggaggagcacccagcgctggcagagctgcttctggagCACAGGGCCAACCCTGAGGGCTGGGACACCCAGGGGCGCACAGCACTGCAGTCAGTGCAGCCGCCGCTGCAGCACAGGGCCCAGGTGGATGCAGTGGACAGCGAGCAATGCTCAGCCCTGCGCTCGGCCCCCTGGCAGGGCCAGGCCACCGCCGCCTGCTTGCTGCTGGACTGTGACACCCACATCGGCCAGGCCTGCAGCCAAGGAGTGACGGCGCTGGGCATCACTGCCCAGGAGGGCCATGCCAAGGTGGTCCAGGTGCTGCTAGAACGCGGCACCAACCCCTGCCTTGCTGACAGCCATGGCCGGatccctgccctggctgccccGTGTGGCCACACCGCCATCCTGTGCCTGCTGACGCAGCACAGGGCCCCAGCGGTGCCACTTcacccagccccacgcagctACTCACCTGTCTCTAACACCTCCCCACGGAGCccaccagcctcctcctctggatgcttgCTGGCCGTGGCCATGCCTGTGGTGCTGGtgctctgcagccacccccCACAGGCACAATGGGCTCTCATGGCCACTGTTGCCCTTCGCCCCACGGGATCCCAGGCTGCACCCCAAGCAGGCACTCGAGCTGCAGTTCGAGGGGCCAACCTGCAGCCACGACTGCAAGGAGACCCTGCTCTGAGGGTGAGGGTGTGTGGCCCTCCCCAGCCCATGCCTGGAGACAGAGGGaggggggtggctgggggggtGATTGTGaccccccctccacccccccatTCAGCAGGTTAGCCCTACAGTTACACGTGGAGGTAGATGGGGGTGCTTGGAAGGtgcctgcctggctgcaggaccGAGGGACAGGTTGACAGTGCCAGGCATAGACAGTGCCCAGCGCtaggcagggcaggctgcagtcCCAGCCAGGGGCTCATCCAGCAGCAGTACAGGCAGGGGGCTCGGGCACTGGAACCATCCCAGCCCTAtgcagcagggtgggagccctggctgcagccctctctctgcccaagCCAAGCCCTATGGGGGCTGGAATCCACTCATGGTGCCCTAGGCCCACACGCTTTGCAATGTTTGTACAACAAATAAACACCGtgacctgctgcagctgtgtccCTGCCCTGActgtggggtgctgctgggggccaTCCTCCAggtgcagggggctgggggctgccggggcccAGCTGGAGGCAGGACCCAAGGCACGAGCCCCCTGGGGCCCTGGTGCAGGATGCAGCTATAGCACCAGCACAGGGGTTGGCTGGAGCAGGGCCGGGCccccacagccaggcagcaccAGGGGACCCCAGTGCCTGCACCCCTCACCCCTGaagggatggcagcagcagtgccctcGACCAGACCCTTTATTACAGAAGGGCTTTGACACAGCACAGACACACCAGCCCTCCCCATGCACCACCCAGCCCCCACACCCCATGCCCCGGCCCCGACCCGCCGCCCCACAGcccccgtggggctgccccacggcACGGGGTGTTGCATAGAGAGGAGGGGGTAGGTGACGGGGTGACAGTGGGGACccagggggtggggggcagagcCGGCCCGCCCCGCGTGAGGCAGCACAGGATCCGGCCCTGCCGGCCCCGGCGCATCCCCGCGGGCAGCCGCCTCCCCTTGCCGCACCGCAGCCAGCTCTCAGCACAACATTCATCcccaataaattaaaaaggtcCGTGCCCTGCGCGTGGTTAAAAAGGCGCCCACCGCGGTCACTCCTCGGGGGGCTCGGTCAGGAACGGGGATGTGACCGCGTGGGCCTGGGCGATGGCCGCCAGCTCCTTCAGGAACTCGCTGAAGATGACGGCGCAGTAGACGGCGTTCTTGACCCGCAGCGCCTCGCTCTGCTTCTCGGCCGAACCGCGGAAGAGCGTGGCCCCCGCCAGCGCCTGCAGCACCGGCCCATCCCGCACCTGCTGCAGCGCCAGCTGGGCTGCCTGGCGTGCCCGCGTCGGGCTGTTGGCGTGCCTCAGGATCAGCTCGCCCAGCGACGGCTTCCGGCTGCGGGCTGCAGGACAGCGTCAGGCCCGCACCACCCGGGCCccctgggagaggcagcccCCGCCCTGCGTGTGGTGCAGCCCCCGTGCGATgccccacgcagcccccagccctctgcgccaccactgcagcagccccccggccccatgcagcccccagcactggtgcagccccagccctgtgtgccagcccccagccctcgtGGTGGGACCCTCAGGGTGGGCGCTGCTCCCCCCCGCCCTGGCCCCAGCCTCACCCAGCGTCTCAGAGCGGCGCAGGGCCGGCACCACGCTCGGCGTGTCTGACCAGTCCAGCTTCCCCCGGGCAATCAGGTACTTCTTGGCTTTGAAGAGCAGCGTGGGGAAGTCCTCCTGGCTGGCAGCGAAGCTCTCGATCTTGTTCTTCACCGAGCCAAGGACCTGTGGGAGGGAGGGCGGGAGAGAAtcagccagccccaggcagaTGTACACTtttcatacataaatataaatacataatatggatataaatataaaaataagcaaataaaaagcatctATCACCATACTGATAAGCATTCTTTGGAGAGGTGGCCTGCTGGCACCTCCGCACTTCTGTTTCCCACCAATTTAAAACCACAACCCCACAGGCCGTCGCTGCTCGCCTGGCTGGCGTTCAGCACCGCCACTCCCGGCCCGGGTACCTGCAGCAGGGACTTGACGCTGGGCTGGAAGACCATGTTGGTGTTGAGGAGGAAGGAGCGCAGCAGCGGCTGCGGGTAGCAGGCCAGCTGTGCCACCAGCCCGGTCAGCAGGAAGTTGACGTACAGCGAGTTGTGCAGCATGTTCTCCAGCTTGCCGAACAGCGCCGTCACGAAGGGgcctgcaggcaggggcacGCGTTGGATGCCGCAAGGGGGGACCCGGCCGCCCTCCCACACCCTGCGCCCGGCCCCACCTGTGAAGGGCTGGCTGGGGGGCGGCCCCACGGCACGCGGGGGGCTGGCGATGAGCTGTGCCAGCGGGTCCAGGGGCCGGGGCAGCACCcgccccgcagcctcccccggcccggccggcAGCTCGCCCTCGGGCAGGGCAGCAAAGCTGGCGtaggcctcctcctcctcatggGACAGGGGCAGCTCAGGCGCGCAGGGTGGCTCcttggggctgggcagggccacGCCGCCGTTCTTCATCTCGGCCTCAATCTCCCGCAGCTCCTCCGTGAAGGCCTCGATGCTGACGCCAGCCCCGTTGGGCTCGGCCGGTGCCttggccagcagctcctccagcagcgaGTCCACGGAGGGCAGCGGCTCCCAGCCTGCAGGTTgcggctgggggctgggggggggcgcagccccATTCTGCGCCAGCCCCTCACCCTGGGGGCTCCTGCGCACCTTCTTCACCGCCACGTCCCCCTCGGGACGCCCTGGCTCCACTAGCCCATGCGCCCCGTTCACCAGGGCTCCCGAGTCCTGGGCACTGGGGCTGGGTCCCCCGGTGCAGGGCTCACCGGGGACAGGCGCCCCCCCAGGGCCCTCCCTTGCCCCCTCCTCGGGCAGGCCCCGCTTCTTAGTCCGCGGGGTGGGGGGTCCCGAAGGGCGTGGGGCACCGCAGCCCTCGGGGCCGGGCGGGTGGCTGCCATCGGGTGTGGGGGCTGCACCAGTGGCACTCGGCTCCTCGCCGTCATAGGGGGCCGACCAGACGCGGCAGGCCCAGGCGCAGCGGTCGATGCTGTGGCGCGCGTCCCGCAGGTACTCCAGGTAGTTCCTGTCCAGCTCCGACACCTCCTCCCAGCGGCCGGCACGATGCCCCGGGCTGCTGCATGGCGTGCCGGGGGAGCGCGGCGGCACAG
The nucleotide sequence above comes from Oxyura jamaicensis isolate SHBP4307 breed ruddy duck chromosome 1, BPBGC_Ojam_1.0, whole genome shotgun sequence. Encoded proteins:
- the FAM160A2 gene encoding FTS and Hook-interacting protein — encoded protein: MERMSWLSKLNPRGAGHRTARSASLQSPVTADPETCLMVFKNHWSQVLRILERRGCKPAPDDLSAVRNNTYQMLNLLAEDRPRGDAAAGPILEFVVAENLLERLLCWHLQGDFTEERKVEQLKLYEMLISQARQPLLQHKPVLTPLLRLLSLCAEPASALLENSLVLLLNQLCVSVAKEPAILELFFHSHTDQGPANLIIFSLLIPFIHHEGVLGQQARDALLLIMAMSASNHTVAKSITDNSYFCPVLATGLSALYSSLPRKIEVRGDDWHFLRREDWIGVSSLVLFMNSLEFCNAVIQVAHPLVQKQLVDYVHNGFLVPVMGPALHKTSIEEMIASTAYLDLFLRSVSETALLKTFLRFVLLHRHDNATILDTLVGRINSNSRLCMVSLSLFRTLLSLNCEDVMLQLVLRYLLPCSHVMLSQKRAVRDLDIYGKTAAKFLSLIPRCCRPESLPLPEREEEHAAWSKGQGSPNVDASSVVTVPKPSTPSRLAFFMRQQSAGPEASGAVPPRSPGTPCSSPGHRAGRWEEVSELDRNYLEYLRDARHSIDRCAWACRVWSAPYDGEEPSATGAAPTPDGSHPPGPEGCGAPRPSGPPTPRTKKRGLPEEGAREGPGGAPVPGEPCTGGPSPSAQDSGALVNGAHGLVEPGRPEGDVAVKKVRRSPQGEGLAQNGAAPPPSPQPQPAGWEPLPSVDSLLEELLAKAPAEPNGAGVSIEAFTEELREIEAEMKNGGVALPSPKEPPCAPELPLSHEEEEAYASFAALPEGELPAGPGEAAGRVLPRPLDPLAQLIASPPRAVGPPPSQPFTGPFVTALFGKLENMLHNSLYVNFLLTGLVAQLACYPQPLLRSFLLNTNMVFQPSVKSLLQVLGSVKNKIESFAASQEDFPTLLFKAKKYLIARGKLDWSDTPSVVPALRRSETLARSRKPSLGELILRHANSPTRARQAAQLALQQVRDGPVLQALAGATLFRGSAEKQSEALRVKNAVYCAVIFSEFLKELAAIAQAHAVTSPFLTEPPEE